Within Bacillus sp. E(2018), the genomic segment AACGTTGTAACAGAACTTTTTGGAAGCGCTACCACAGTAACCAAAGTTCTATACAGTTTAATCGGCCTTTCTGGCGTTTGGCTGTTGCTCAGTAAATATAAATCTTGAACGTAAAGAAGCACTCCTTTTTTTGGAGTGCTTCTTCTTTTTGATATTGCACAAACTAAAGTTATCG encodes:
- a CDS encoding DUF378 domain-containing protein gives rise to the protein MEWLKKLAALLVLIGALNWGSIGLFDFNVVTELFGSATTVTKVLYSLIGLSGVWLLLSKYKS